A genomic segment from Juglans regia cultivar Chandler chromosome 14, Walnut 2.0, whole genome shotgun sequence encodes:
- the LOC108998476 gene encoding 18.2 kDa class I heat shock protein-like yields the protein MSIVPFTGRESNVSDSNSSRDLWDPFQNFHENGLWDPFSDFPLPSSLLGFRPLSPFGTSVNTSLDWRETQTAHVLKASLPGFMDEDVLIELQDDRVLQVSVESGRFMSRFKIPEDAKLEQLKASMHNGCLTVTVPKVEARRPTVRTIDISGSG from the coding sequence ATGTCGATCGTTCCATTTACCGGGCGAGAGAGCAATgtctccgactccaactcctcCAGAGATCTGTGGGACCCATTCCAAAACTTCCATGAGAACGGCCTTTGGGACCCATTCAGCGATTTTCCTTTACCTTCCTCACTCTTAGGGTTCCGCCCTCTCTCCCCTTTCGGAACCTCCGTGAACACCAGCCTCGACTGGAGGGAAACTCAGACTGCCCACGTTTTGAAGGCGTCTCTTCCGGGATTCATGGACGAGGACGTGCTAATTGAGCTCCAAGATGACCGAGTGCTCCAGGTGAGCGTGGAGAGCGGCAGGTTCATGAGCAGGTTCAAGATCCCGGAAGATGCGAAGCTCGAGCAGCTCAAGGCCTCCATGCACAATGGGTGTCTTACCGTGACTGTTCCGAAAGTGGAGGCCAGGAGGCCTACCGTCAGGACCATCGATATCTCCGGGTCCGGCTAA